A DNA window from Pirellulales bacterium contains the following coding sequences:
- a CDS encoding helix-turn-helix domain-containing protein — protein sequence MAAAASFRFKGPTGDAYLECVKSFPLRTISSDEHLAAAHEVIDRLLDKERLNDGESAYLDALVELAARYEDEHHQIPPASDAEMLRHLLEAKDVTAALLSRETGVHKSAISEVLSGKKDFSKAMIRKFAEYFEVDVSVLAANI from the coding sequence ATGGCCGCAGCCGCTTCGTTTCGCTTCAAGGGGCCGACCGGCGACGCTTACTTGGAGTGCGTGAAGAGCTTTCCGCTCCGCACGATCTCTTCCGACGAGCACCTCGCAGCGGCGCATGAGGTGATCGATCGGTTGCTTGACAAGGAGCGTCTCAACGACGGGGAGAGCGCGTACCTGGATGCGTTGGTCGAACTGGCAGCCCGTTACGAAGACGAGCACCACCAAATTCCGCCCGCCTCGGACGCGGAGATGCTCCGGCATTTGCTGGAGGCCAAGGACGTCACGGCGGCCCTCCTGAGCCGCGAAACCGGCGTCCACAAGTCCGCAATCTCGGAAGTGCTTTCAGGCAAGAAGGATTTCAGCAAAGCGATGATTCGCAAGTTCGCGGAGTACTTCGAGGTCGACGTCAGCGTGTTGGCTGCGAATATTTGA
- a CDS encoding U32 family peptidase, with protein MSGSVRTNSRPLAPELLAPAGDWDCARAAVANGADAIYFGLDAGFNARHRATNFSLETLPELLAELRLSGVKGYLTLNTLAFTDELPRLEEHVRRVAAAGIDALLVQDLGVARLVREICPELPLHASTQMTMTSAATIAQIESLGISRVVLARELSLAEIRKIAAATPMPLEAFVHGALCVAYSGQCLTSESLGGRSANRGQCAQACRLDYQLICDGADVDLGDVKYLLSPQDLAAIELVPELVAAGIASLKIEGRLKAPEYVAAITAQYRQAIDAALAGEAVRLSAAARRDMELTFSRGLSPGWLAGNDHKRLVPGLSSAKRGLRVGTLRGRRGDRLVADLVEPLVKGDGIVLAGDRAAGAEIGSRVYQVFRNGEPQDEPATGRVELLLAPGTLEGGSPAPGTAIWQTDDPRLSKRLRATFASADPHRRAAIDLHVRAVVGQPIRLRAKSEDGVVVAFDGDHRPEVARRHAADVGLLREQFSRLGGTHYVLGELTAELAGEPMIPLSVLGRLRKDLVAALDAARVSPPQRRIEEPGVAARMLASASTTFAADGRTAGPAARSSPQLLVLCRSLRQVHDALDAGVTSLYADLHDPRDYAPAVRDAHSAGASLWLASLRIHKPGEDGLFRALDKAGADGWLVRNLAALAEARRLGVPCVADFSLNAANPLSVEWLLAQGAARATVSYDLNRDQLLDLVAAVPTAPLEVVVHQHMPMFHMEHCVFCAVLSPGRNKTDCGRPCDRHEVKLRDRVGAEHVLQADIACRNTLYNASAQSGAEAVAPLVAGGVRHFRVELLADAPARETRRITELYRQLLAGEIAGAQVWQTLRADSRVGVTRGTLETPRNPLAIL; from the coding sequence ATGAGCGGCTCAGTGCGAACCAACTCCCGGCCGCTCGCCCCCGAACTGCTCGCCCCGGCGGGGGATTGGGACTGCGCCCGGGCCGCCGTCGCCAACGGGGCCGACGCGATCTACTTCGGGCTCGACGCGGGGTTCAACGCCCGGCATCGGGCGACGAATTTCTCGCTGGAGACGCTTCCCGAGTTGCTGGCCGAGTTGCGGCTCAGCGGCGTGAAGGGCTATCTCACGCTCAACACGCTGGCGTTCACCGACGAACTGCCGCGGCTTGAGGAGCATGTGCGGCGGGTCGCGGCGGCCGGGATCGATGCGCTGCTGGTGCAGGACCTGGGGGTCGCTCGGCTGGTGCGAGAGATCTGCCCCGAATTGCCGCTGCACGCCAGCACACAGATGACGATGACCTCGGCGGCGACGATCGCCCAGATCGAGTCGCTGGGGATCAGCCGCGTCGTGTTGGCTCGGGAGTTGTCGTTGGCCGAGATCCGCAAGATCGCCGCGGCGACGCCAATGCCGCTCGAAGCGTTCGTCCACGGCGCCCTGTGCGTGGCGTACAGCGGGCAGTGTCTCACAAGCGAATCGCTGGGCGGTCGCAGTGCGAATCGGGGGCAGTGCGCCCAGGCGTGCCGGCTCGATTACCAATTGATCTGCGACGGCGCCGACGTCGATCTGGGGGACGTGAAATACCTGCTCAGCCCGCAGGATCTGGCGGCGATCGAACTTGTGCCCGAGCTGGTCGCCGCGGGGATCGCATCGCTGAAGATCGAGGGGCGACTCAAGGCGCCCGAGTACGTCGCGGCGATCACGGCCCAGTATCGGCAGGCGATTGACGCGGCGCTGGCGGGCGAGGCGGTGCGGCTGTCGGCCGCGGCCCGACGCGACATGGAGCTGACCTTCTCGCGCGGGTTGTCGCCGGGGTGGCTCGCGGGGAACGACCACAAGCGGCTTGTCCCGGGGCTCTCCAGCGCGAAACGGGGGCTGCGCGTCGGCACGCTCCGCGGGCGGCGCGGGGATCGGCTTGTCGCGGACCTCGTCGAGCCGCTCGTCAAAGGGGACGGCATCGTCCTGGCCGGCGATCGCGCCGCGGGGGCTGAGATCGGGAGCCGGGTCTATCAGGTGTTTCGCAACGGCGAGCCGCAGGACGAGCCCGCGACCGGTCGGGTCGAATTGCTGCTGGCCCCGGGGACGCTGGAGGGGGGCTCGCCCGCGCCGGGGACGGCGATTTGGCAGACCGACGATCCGCGGCTGTCGAAGCGGCTGCGGGCGACCTTTGCGAGCGCCGACCCGCACCGCCGCGCGGCGATCGACTTGCACGTGCGGGCCGTGGTCGGCCAGCCGATTCGGCTGCGGGCGAAGTCTGAGGACGGCGTCGTCGTCGCGTTCGACGGCGACCATCGCCCCGAAGTCGCGCGCCGCCATGCCGCCGACGTCGGACTGCTCCGCGAGCAGTTTTCGCGGCTGGGAGGAACGCACTATGTACTGGGCGAGCTGACGGCCGAACTTGCGGGCGAGCCGATGATCCCGCTAAGCGTGCTGGGGCGGTTGCGCAAGGACCTTGTGGCGGCGCTCGACGCGGCTCGCGTCTCCCCCCCGCAGCGGCGGATCGAGGAGCCCGGGGTCGCGGCTCGGATGCTGGCGTCCGCGTCGACGACATTTGCCGCGGACGGCCGTACTGCAGGACCCGCGGCCCGAAGCTCGCCGCAACTGCTCGTCTTGTGTCGCTCGCTGCGGCAGGTGCATGACGCGCTCGACGCCGGGGTGACGTCGCTCTACGCCGATCTGCACGACCCGCGCGACTACGCCCCGGCGGTTCGCGACGCGCACTCCGCAGGGGCGTCGCTGTGGCTGGCGTCGCTGCGGATCCATAAGCCGGGCGAAGACGGCCTGTTTCGCGCGCTGGACAAGGCGGGCGCCGACGGTTGGTTGGTGCGAAATCTCGCCGCGCTCGCCGAGGCGCGACGGCTGGGGGTTCCCTGCGTCGCCGACTTCTCGCTCAACGCGGCCAACCCGCTTTCCGTCGAGTGGCTCCTGGCGCAGGGCGCCGCGCGGGCGACCGTTTCCTACGATCTCAATCGCGACCAGTTGCTCGATCTGGTCGCTGCCGTTCCGACGGCGCCGCTCGAAGTGGTCGTCCACCAACACATGCCGATGTTCCACATGGAGCACTGCGTGTTTTGCGCCGTGCTCTCTCCCGGGCGGAACAAAACCGATTGCGGCCGGCCGTGCGATCGGCACGAGGTGAAGCTCCGCGATCGGGTCGGGGCCGAGCACGTGCTGCAGGCCGACATCGCATGTCGCAATACGCTGTACAACGCCTCGGCGCAAAGCGGAGCCGAGGCGGTGGCGCCGCTGGTGGCGGGGGGCGTGCGGCACTTTCGCGTCGAGCTGCTGGCCGACGCCCCGGCGCGCGAGACGCGGCGGATCACGGAGCTGTACCGCCAATTGCTCGCCGGCGAGATCGCGGGGGCCCAGGTCTGGCAGACCTTGCGGGCCGACAGCCGCGTCGGCGTCACCCGGGGCACGCTGGAGACGCCCCGCAACCCGCTGGCGATTCTGTAG
- a CDS encoding M20/M25/M40 family metallo-hydrolase: MRIAWFGKWRGRGARFVIVALAATNWLATWSASCVRAADAREAALSAAVATVTDGELLGHAGTLADDALEGREAGSRGGLAAARYIEGRLSAARLRPAGEAGAFAQRFNGNMQNLLAVLPGSDPQLADEVVLVGAHYDHVGYGSRANSNGPIGYIHNGADDNASGVAAVLEIVDALVTIDYRPRRTILFAFWDGEEKNLLGSRHWVRRPTLPLKSVKTAVNVDMVGRLRDGVLTVGGTRTGYGSRRLTSSERLPAGMRLDYSWEFKENSDHWPLFEAGVPSLVINTGLHDDYHRPSDDVEKLNVAGMRLVSQYLVEVVMRLADADELPKYRAAGRGETPSLAVVREAPLPPFPARAPVEWAARAAGDPAGVLVVAVRTTAGAEPLDLRPGDRVIGCDGRPIAALGELESHLLVAAKAVLLQVVGREADQPREVLLPLAGKPLRFGASWRADESEPGTVFLTRVVPYSAAARAGLAVGDRIDAVDGAPFADAAELLARLQESLDSGARELALRVERQGRVRTLAVDLTSPTEPSRDATL; the protein is encoded by the coding sequence ATGCGGATAGCTTGGTTCGGCAAGTGGAGAGGTCGCGGGGCGCGGTTCGTGATTGTCGCGCTGGCGGCGACGAACTGGTTGGCGACGTGGTCGGCGTCCTGCGTCCGCGCCGCCGATGCGCGCGAGGCGGCCCTTTCCGCGGCGGTGGCGACTGTTACCGACGGCGAACTGCTTGGCCACGCCGGCACGCTGGCCGACGACGCGCTCGAAGGACGCGAGGCCGGAAGCCGCGGCGGGCTGGCGGCGGCGCGCTACATCGAGGGCCGCCTCTCCGCAGCTCGGCTCCGTCCGGCCGGCGAGGCGGGCGCCTTCGCCCAGCGGTTCAACGGCAATATGCAGAACCTGCTGGCCGTCTTGCCCGGCAGCGACCCGCAGTTGGCCGACGAGGTCGTCCTCGTCGGCGCCCACTACGATCACGTCGGCTACGGCTCGCGGGCCAACAGCAACGGCCCGATCGGTTACATCCACAACGGCGCCGACGACAACGCCAGCGGCGTGGCGGCGGTGCTCGAGATTGTCGACGCCCTGGTCACGATCGACTATCGCCCCCGGCGGACGATCCTGTTCGCATTCTGGGACGGCGAGGAAAAGAATCTGCTCGGGTCGCGGCACTGGGTCCGCCGACCGACGTTGCCGCTGAAAAGCGTGAAGACGGCGGTCAACGTCGACATGGTCGGCCGCCTGCGGGACGGCGTGCTGACCGTCGGCGGCACGCGAACCGGGTACGGCAGTCGCCGCCTGACGAGCAGCGAGCGACTTCCCGCGGGGATGCGACTCGACTACTCGTGGGAGTTCAAAGAAAACAGCGACCATTGGCCGTTGTTCGAGGCGGGCGTCCCCTCGCTGGTGATCAACACGGGACTGCACGACGATTATCATCGTCCCAGCGACGACGTCGAGAAGCTGAACGTCGCCGGAATGCGGCTGGTGTCGCAGTATCTGGTCGAAGTCGTCATGCGCCTGGCCGACGCCGACGAGCTCCCCAAATACCGAGCGGCGGGCCGCGGCGAGACCCCGTCGCTGGCCGTCGTGCGCGAGGCGCCGTTGCCGCCGTTCCCCGCGCGGGCGCCCGTCGAGTGGGCCGCTCGCGCCGCCGGCGACCCCGCGGGGGTGCTGGTCGTCGCCGTGCGAACGACCGCCGGGGCCGAACCGCTCGACCTCCGACCCGGCGACCGCGTGATCGGTTGCGACGGCCGGCCGATCGCTGCGCTCGGCGAGCTCGAGTCGCACCTGCTGGTCGCCGCCAAAGCGGTGCTGCTGCAAGTCGTCGGCCGCGAGGCCGACCAGCCGCGCGAGGTCCTGCTGCCGCTCGCCGGCAAGCCGCTCCGCTTCGGCGCTTCCTGGCGCGCCGACGAGTCGGAACCGGGCACGGTCTTCTTGACGCGAGTCGTCCCGTACTCGGCCGCAGCCCGCGCGGGCTTGGCCGTCGGCGACCGGATCGACGCCGTCGACGGCGCCCCGTTCGCCGACGCGGCCGAACTGCTGGCCCGATTGCAGGAGTCGCTCGACTCCGGGGCCCGCGAGCTCGCCCTCCGCGTCGAACGCCAAGGCCGCGTTCGCACGCTGGCGGTCGATCTGACCTCGCCCACCGAGCCATCGCGCGACGCGACGCTGTAG
- a CDS encoding type II toxin-antitoxin system HigB family toxin has translation MLRNFWESPERGDSEGPLQAWYSHVSNKKTDWTCFADVKKAYGSADLVGKCVVFNIAGNKYRLVVKIEYKKRFVFVKKVMTHEEYDLGRWKSDCSCFPPPTGAGDRAVRAATPKRLAGKRNRPTRGN, from the coding sequence ATGTTGCGGAACTTCTGGGAATCGCCTGAGCGGGGCGACTCGGAAGGTCCATTGCAGGCTTGGTACAGTCATGTGAGCAACAAGAAGACCGATTGGACCTGCTTCGCCGACGTCAAGAAGGCGTACGGCTCGGCCGACTTGGTGGGAAAGTGCGTCGTCTTCAATATCGCCGGCAACAAGTACCGACTCGTCGTGAAGATCGAGTACAAGAAACGCTTTGTGTTCGTCAAGAAAGTGATGACGCACGAGGAGTACGACTTGGGACGCTGGAAGTCCGACTGTTCCTGCTTTCCCCCGCCGACTGGGGCAGGGGACCGAGCTGTTCGGGCAGCGACGCCGAAGCGGCTTGCAGGAAAACGCAATCGCCCCACGAGAGGAAACTGA
- a CDS encoding 50S ribosome-binding GTPase, with protein MQLDLDDTIVAAASAPGGAARGIVRLSGPAAREHCAELFIPDAGGEIPASGLPCVLAGSLRAAGTSIPAALHWWPTARSYTRQPVGEFHLPGSPPLVQAAVDALCVAGARPARPGEFTLRAFLAGRLDLTQAEAVLGVIDARSAGDLHTALAQLAGGLSGPLAALRGDLLDLLAELEAGLDFAEEDVVFVAAEELQRRLAAANAEVQQIGAQLQARGESTTCPRAVLVGLPNAGKSSLFNLLVARFGAAADTAPAIVSAVAGTTRDYLTARLSIDGVTLELVDTAGESDAAVDAIDRSAQDATSGQRRAADIRLECVEATSLFRPQAEATSVESPAITLLAKADLVSESQQARLRTEFPDAVLVSSRRETGVRELASRLATVAIEANAETGRGAVASTAVRTADSLRRAADALTAAAERARAAGAEELVAAELRAALSALGEVVGAVYVDDVLDRIFSRFCIGK; from the coding sequence GTGCAACTCGACCTTGACGACACGATCGTAGCGGCAGCAAGCGCTCCCGGAGGCGCGGCGCGAGGCATCGTTCGCCTCAGCGGCCCTGCGGCGCGCGAACATTGCGCTGAGCTGTTCATCCCCGACGCCGGCGGGGAGATCCCGGCGTCCGGCTTGCCCTGCGTGCTCGCGGGCAGTTTGCGCGCGGCGGGAACCTCGATCCCTGCTGCGCTTCACTGGTGGCCGACCGCGCGGTCCTACACGCGACAACCGGTCGGCGAGTTTCACCTTCCCGGTTCCCCCCCGCTGGTGCAGGCGGCGGTCGACGCGCTGTGCGTCGCGGGGGCTCGTCCCGCACGGCCGGGGGAGTTCACCTTGCGGGCCTTTCTCGCCGGCCGGCTCGACCTGACCCAGGCCGAGGCGGTGCTCGGGGTCATCGACGCACGCAGCGCGGGCGATTTGCACACGGCCCTGGCGCAACTCGCCGGCGGGTTGTCGGGACCGCTGGCTGCGCTCCGCGGCGATTTGCTCGACCTGCTGGCCGAGTTGGAAGCGGGGCTCGACTTTGCGGAAGAAGACGTTGTGTTCGTCGCCGCGGAGGAGCTGCAGCGACGTCTTGCTGCGGCGAACGCCGAAGTTCAGCAGATCGGCGCACAATTGCAGGCCCGCGGCGAGTCGACGACCTGTCCGCGGGCAGTGCTTGTCGGGCTTCCCAACGCGGGCAAGAGCAGCCTGTTCAACCTGCTCGTCGCCCGCTTCGGCGCCGCAGCCGACACGGCCCCGGCGATCGTCTCCGCGGTCGCCGGCACGACCCGCGACTATCTCACGGCCCGGCTGTCGATCGACGGCGTGACCTTGGAATTGGTCGACACCGCGGGGGAAAGCGACGCGGCGGTCGACGCGATCGATCGTTCGGCTCAGGACGCGACCTCGGGCCAACGTCGCGCCGCGGACATTCGTTTGGAGTGCGTCGAGGCGACGAGCCTCTTTCGCCCACAGGCCGAGGCAACGTCTGTCGAGTCGCCGGCGATCACCCTGCTCGCCAAGGCGGACCTCGTGTCCGAATCGCAGCAAGCCCGACTGCGGACCGAGTTTCCCGACGCTGTCCTCGTCAGCAGTCGCCGCGAGACGGGCGTCCGCGAATTGGCGAGCCGACTGGCGACCGTGGCGATCGAGGCGAACGCCGAGACGGGCCGCGGCGCCGTGGCGTCGACGGCGGTTCGCACCGCCGACAGCCTGCGGCGCGCAGCCGACGCCCTGACCGCCGCCGCCGAGCGGGCTCGCGCCGCGGGGGCCGAGGAGCTGGTCGCTGCGGAACTTCGCGCCGCATTGTCCGCACTGGGAGAAGTCGTCGGCGCCGTTTACGTCGACGACGTGCTCGACCGCATCTTCAGCCGGTTCTGCATCGGCAAGTAG
- a CDS encoding DUF971 domain-containing protein, whose amino-acid sequence MTSPVLVPIDLQARRDQGVLRVAWADRTHEFPLRELRGQCECAQCVNEWTGERILDPATIPADIAIKAMELVGNYALRVRWSDGHDSGLFTWERLRALLPAGD is encoded by the coding sequence ATGACTTCGCCCGTTCTCGTTCCGATCGACCTCCAGGCCCGTCGCGATCAGGGCGTGCTGCGCGTCGCGTGGGCCGACCGCACGCACGAGTTCCCGCTACGCGAGCTCCGCGGCCAATGCGAGTGCGCCCAGTGCGTCAACGAATGGACGGGCGAGCGGATCCTCGACCCCGCGACGATCCCCGCCGACATCGCGATCAAAGCGATGGAACTGGTCGGCAACTACGCCCTACGGGTTCGCTGGTCCGACGGCCACGACAGCGGACTGTTCACGTGGGAGCGACTGCGGGCGTTGTTGCCGGCGGGCGATTAG
- a CDS encoding YidC/Oxa1 family insertase periplasmic-domain containing protein yields MERRFVLFLTVAMFILLANAWWTISHMPPPQEKLPVDAQADAAPKGADKRLAAVEKGAGAEDEPAEQAPAAGEPEDVHPRQYVTLGSLDPKSPYRMLATLTNEGAGVRRIELASSRYLDLYSLEQRIGYLGHLELAPERGGLRVGAVGLGTPAAAAGLLPGDLVVAAGTKEVKPVASLKEFVDATRGRSKAEVTLRIDRAGVEQELKVRLVRRPLEVVRPESENVRLWKDDVPADYAQPPSFRVTTPQIGDETLADLHKQILKQAEQRGVAPGELPAELPGVDLMNANWRLVEHSEESATFERRLPKHGLTVVKRYRLAKLPAQGEGAPAGSSSLDAPAYHLMLELSIRNDGPAERKIAYALDGPNGLPIEGWWYANKTSRNWDAAGLRDVIGRFYRDRSPLAPQMVAPATIAEGKAQDFQGGSIDYMGVDAQYFSVALIPQKKLPDEIWIERVQPLLLGPRPVKGSVESRYANVSCRMFSEAESVAPGDSISHEYQVFAGPKRPDLLTEYKTAGGKAPSLGDLVYYGWYSGIARAMLGILHFFYGIVGNYGLAIIMLTVLVRGLMFPISRSQAKSMANMQLLKPEMDRIKERYKGDQQKQAAAMQDLYRKHGVNPLAGCLPMLIQLPVFVGLYKGLSVDIELRQAPLFGSWTRWCSNLAAPDMLLDWSGFMPDAVNRGEAFIIGLGPYLNVLPLVTMGLFLLQQKMFMPEPTNEQAALQQKMMKYMMVFMGLMFYKVPSGLCLYFIASSLWGIAERKLIGQSTPPEPGKSGEPAKSEAPPRDRKRPAGKTSKKRR; encoded by the coding sequence ACCGTCGCGATGTTCATCCTCCTAGCGAACGCTTGGTGGACGATCTCGCACATGCCGCCCCCCCAGGAGAAGCTGCCGGTCGACGCCCAAGCGGACGCCGCCCCCAAAGGCGCGGACAAGCGACTCGCCGCGGTCGAGAAGGGCGCAGGCGCTGAGGACGAACCGGCGGAGCAGGCCCCGGCCGCTGGGGAGCCGGAAGACGTTCACCCCCGCCAGTACGTGACGCTGGGTTCGCTCGACCCGAAAAGTCCCTACCGCATGCTCGCCACCCTCACGAACGAGGGCGCCGGGGTGCGGCGAATTGAACTGGCCAGTTCCCGGTATCTCGACCTCTACAGCCTGGAACAGCGCATCGGCTATCTCGGCCATTTGGAGCTCGCCCCCGAGCGAGGAGGGCTGCGAGTCGGCGCCGTCGGCCTCGGGACCCCGGCCGCCGCTGCGGGGCTCCTGCCGGGCGACCTCGTCGTCGCGGCGGGGACGAAGGAGGTCAAGCCGGTCGCCTCGCTGAAGGAATTCGTCGACGCGACCCGCGGCCGGTCCAAGGCGGAAGTCACCTTGCGAATCGACCGCGCCGGCGTCGAGCAGGAACTCAAGGTCAGGCTGGTGCGGCGCCCGCTCGAGGTCGTGCGCCCCGAGTCGGAGAACGTCCGACTGTGGAAGGACGACGTGCCGGCGGACTACGCCCAGCCCCCCTCGTTCCGCGTGACGACCCCCCAGATCGGCGACGAGACGCTGGCGGATCTCCACAAGCAGATTCTCAAACAGGCCGAGCAGCGCGGCGTGGCCCCCGGCGAACTGCCCGCCGAACTCCCCGGCGTCGATTTGATGAACGCCAACTGGCGGCTCGTCGAGCATTCCGAGGAGTCCGCGACGTTCGAGCGGCGTCTGCCCAAGCATGGCCTGACGGTGGTGAAGCGTTATCGGCTGGCGAAGCTTCCCGCACAGGGCGAGGGGGCGCCGGCGGGATCGTCGTCGCTCGACGCGCCGGCGTATCACCTGATGCTTGAACTGTCGATCCGCAACGACGGCCCCGCCGAGCGGAAGATCGCCTACGCGCTCGACGGCCCGAACGGATTGCCGATCGAAGGGTGGTGGTACGCCAACAAGACGAGCCGCAACTGGGACGCCGCCGGTTTGCGCGACGTGATCGGCCGGTTCTACCGCGATCGTTCGCCGCTCGCCCCGCAAATGGTCGCCCCGGCGACGATCGCCGAGGGGAAGGCCCAAGACTTCCAGGGGGGGTCGATCGATTACATGGGGGTCGACGCCCAGTACTTTTCGGTGGCGCTCATCCCGCAGAAGAAGTTGCCTGACGAAATCTGGATCGAACGGGTCCAGCCGCTGCTGTTGGGCCCGCGCCCGGTCAAGGGATCGGTCGAGTCGCGGTACGCCAACGTGTCGTGCCGGATGTTCAGCGAGGCTGAGTCGGTCGCCCCAGGCGACTCGATCTCGCACGAATACCAAGTCTTCGCCGGCCCCAAGCGCCCCGATCTCCTCACGGAGTACAAGACGGCCGGCGGCAAGGCCCCTTCGCTCGGAGACCTAGTCTACTACGGGTGGTACAGCGGCATCGCCCGCGCGATGTTGGGCATTCTCCACTTCTTCTACGGCATCGTCGGCAACTACGGCCTGGCGATTATCATGCTCACCGTGCTGGTGCGCGGGTTGATGTTCCCCATCAGCCGCAGCCAAGCCAAGAGCATGGCGAACATGCAGCTCCTCAAGCCCGAGATGGATCGGATCAAGGAGCGGTACAAGGGGGACCAGCAGAAGCAAGCCGCGGCGATGCAGGATTTGTATCGCAAGCACGGCGTGAACCCGCTGGCCGGGTGTTTGCCGATGCTCATTCAGTTGCCGGTGTTCGTCGGGCTGTACAAGGGTCTGTCGGTCGACATTGAACTGCGGCAGGCCCCGCTGTTCGGTTCCTGGACCCGGTGGTGCTCGAACCTGGCGGCGCCCGACATGCTGCTCGACTGGTCCGGCTTCATGCCCGACGCGGTCAACCGAGGCGAGGCGTTCATCATCGGCTTGGGGCCCTACCTGAACGTGCTGCCGCTGGTGACGATGGGTCTGTTTCTGCTGCAGCAGAAGATGTTCATGCCCGAGCCGACCAACGAGCAGGCCGCGTTGCAGCAGAAGATGATGAAGTACATGATGGTTTTCATGGGGCTCATGTTCTACAAGGTCCCGAGCGGGTTGTGCCTGTACTTCATCGCTTCGAGCCTGTGGGGGATCGCCGAGCGGAAGTTGATCGGCCAGTCGACGCCACCCGAGCCCGGCAAATCCGGCGAACCAGCCAAGAGCGAAGCCCCGCCGCGAGACCGTAAGCGACCCGCGGGCAAAACGAGCAAGAAGCGGCGTTAG